The Desulfuromonadales bacterium nucleotide sequence AGTTCAGCTGTCCACTGGCGCCCGCCGACCCGCGATTAGATGAAACCGCGGGGCCGTGTGCCGCCAATGCCAAAGACTGTCATCCCGGCGAAGGAGCGTGTGAAGAAATCGGCTGCTGCTCTTTGATCCCGCTGGAGTCTATCAAGCGACATCCGGAACTGACCCCCTGGCGACAGCTAAAACTGACCCCTGTTGGTGTTGGGTAGCGGTTCGTCCCCGGAGTCCATAGGGGGGACCCGCGCGGAGCGGAGCGCCATCAGTCGCGCTGGCGGAGCGGAGCGCGGGGGGTACCTGTGGGCCCCTGGGGGTGAACCGCGGGGGTGGGGGTCCGGGGGCGGGGGTTGGTCGAGCGTCATGGGACGAGCTCCTGGTTGAGGGTGGTGGTCTTGAGGAGGCCGGCGCGGCGCTTCTCGCGAAGGCGGTAGCTGTCGCCGCGGATGGTGATGACGTGGCTGTGGTGGAGCAGCCGGTCGAGGATGGCGGTGGCGACCACGGGGTCGCCGAAGACGGTGCCCCAGTCGCCGACCGAGCGGTTGGAGGTGACGAGCAGGCTGCCGCGTTCGTAGCGCCGGGAGACGAGCTGGAAGAAGAGGTGGGCGGCGTTGGGCTCGAAGGGGAGATAGCCGAGCTCGTCGATGATCAGCAGCTTGGGCTTGGCATAGAAGCCCAGGCGCTCGTCCAGGCGCCCCTCGGCATGCGCCTTGGCGAGGGTGGCGACGAGGGCCGGCGCCGACGTGAACAGCACCGAGTAGCCCTCGCGGATGGCCTGGCGGCCGAGGGCGATGGCGAGGTGCGTCTTGCCGACGCCCGGGGGCCCGAGCAGGAGCAGGGCATCGCCGTGGGCGACCCAGCGGCAGGCCGCCAGCTCGCGGATCTGGCCGCGGTCGAGGGAGGGTTGGGCCGAGAAGTCGAA carries:
- the istB gene encoding IS21-like element helper ATPase IstB; this translates as MVDHEALIEMLTRLKLTAIRDQLDSLLDEAARSDLTLREALAFLCTREVARKDERRVEMASKIAHFPTLRDLDGFDFSAQPSLDRGQIRELAACRWVAHGDALLLLGPPGVGKTHLAIALGRQAIREGYSVLFTSAPALVATLAKAHAEGRLDERLGFYAKPKLLIIDELGYLPFEPNAAHLFFQLVSRRYERGSLLVTSNRSVGDWGTVFGDPVVATAILDRLLHHSHVITIRGDSYRLREKRRAGLLKTTTLNQELVP